A stretch of Gemmatimonas aurantiaca T-27 DNA encodes these proteins:
- a CDS encoding DNA internalization-related competence protein ComEC/Rec2, protein MPLLIHAVWWWLVGLYLGASGGVPLSMMWWVVVAVGVVATLLRIGGGWAVPPAGASRFAAVGLVPAGLLVASSALQEREACKALLSRPGERWVLLHDTPSPRSTVRGEVRERRSAPRCRVIGWFRGTASNADAVIARAGSLTSFTGTTLPTMRGVRVDQAVLGPPLQVDRLVAWRAAIGETIDTLFRLRAPLVRALLIADQDGIAPEIRDLYADAGLVHMLSVSGMHVAIIASAILAVGGLLRIPHTMLAPASLVLVTWYVALLGFPAPAVRSGVMLGVMAIATQMQRPVHEWTALALGAVIPTLDPLVVVDLGWQLSVGGMAALVAARGLRRRWRAHAQRHRHAGPGAAALMSWLGTRRGVTGWFVQEIFTGIVATLVTAPIIAWTFGRISLIAPLSNLPGGAIITLLQPALFLALLVAPIPGAGAFVADATQPLMALLDALAGAAANVPGAVLPVAPSLLTVLGSGVAAACVVRGAAAARGMRWWIGAVAALVVAFWTSLLRGGSGEFEMHVLDVGQGDAVALRTPRGRWVLVDAGPRWQGGDAGRRVVVPYVRRRGGDVALFVLSHAHDDHSGGAATVVRALAPRLWWEPAFITTSQGYRDALAAVADVGTRWQRARPGETLTLDGVRFTVLAPDSMWTTRQTDANETSVMVRVEYGQHRFLLTGDAEQEEETWVRQRWGDAALRVDVLKVGHHGSRTSSTPHFLEAVSPRLAVVSLGTGNRYGHPAPETVELFLKHRIPLIRTDLEGSIIVRSDGRRLEVESRGERWPVVGH, encoded by the coding sequence ATGCCTTTGCTCATTCACGCCGTCTGGTGGTGGCTCGTTGGGCTCTACCTCGGCGCCAGCGGTGGTGTGCCGCTCTCCATGATGTGGTGGGTGGTGGTCGCAGTGGGTGTGGTTGCGACCTTGCTGCGTATCGGCGGAGGCTGGGCGGTGCCCCCCGCCGGTGCATCGCGATTCGCCGCCGTGGGCCTGGTACCGGCTGGACTGCTGGTCGCATCGTCGGCATTGCAGGAGCGGGAGGCCTGCAAGGCGCTGCTCTCGCGGCCGGGTGAGCGGTGGGTGTTGTTGCATGACACGCCCTCGCCACGCAGCACGGTACGCGGCGAAGTGCGTGAGCGGCGATCTGCGCCTCGATGTCGGGTCATTGGCTGGTTCCGTGGTACGGCCTCCAACGCCGATGCGGTGATTGCACGCGCTGGTTCCCTGACGTCCTTCACAGGAACCACCTTGCCAACGATGCGCGGCGTGCGGGTCGATCAGGCCGTGTTGGGGCCGCCCCTGCAGGTCGATCGTCTGGTCGCATGGCGCGCGGCGATCGGTGAGACCATCGACACCCTCTTTCGCTTGCGTGCGCCACTGGTGCGCGCGTTGCTGATCGCCGACCAGGATGGCATCGCGCCGGAGATTCGCGATCTGTATGCAGATGCGGGGTTGGTGCACATGCTGTCGGTGTCGGGCATGCATGTCGCGATCATCGCATCGGCGATTCTGGCGGTGGGAGGCCTGCTGCGCATTCCGCACACGATGCTGGCTCCCGCCTCGCTGGTGCTGGTCACGTGGTATGTGGCACTGCTCGGGTTTCCCGCACCAGCAGTACGCAGTGGCGTGATGCTCGGCGTGATGGCCATCGCCACACAGATGCAGCGTCCGGTGCATGAATGGACCGCGTTGGCTCTCGGGGCCGTCATCCCGACGCTGGATCCACTGGTGGTGGTGGACTTGGGTTGGCAATTGAGTGTCGGGGGCATGGCTGCGCTGGTGGCGGCGCGCGGTCTGCGACGACGATGGCGCGCCCATGCGCAACGGCATCGACACGCCGGTCCGGGGGCCGCCGCACTGATGTCCTGGCTGGGGACACGTCGGGGTGTCACCGGCTGGTTCGTGCAGGAGATCTTCACCGGCATCGTGGCCACGCTGGTCACCGCGCCCATCATCGCCTGGACATTCGGGCGCATCAGTCTCATCGCGCCGCTCTCCAACCTGCCCGGTGGTGCCATCATCACACTGCTGCAGCCGGCGCTGTTTCTCGCCCTGCTGGTGGCCCCCATTCCCGGTGCGGGCGCATTCGTGGCCGACGCCACGCAACCGCTGATGGCATTGCTCGACGCGCTGGCCGGTGCAGCCGCCAATGTGCCGGGTGCGGTGCTGCCAGTGGCTCCATCACTGCTCACGGTGTTGGGTAGTGGCGTGGCGGCGGCATGTGTGGTGCGCGGCGCGGCAGCAGCGCGTGGCATGCGATGGTGGATCGGCGCGGTCGCCGCGCTCGTGGTGGCATTCTGGACCTCGCTGCTGCGCGGTGGGTCCGGTGAGTTCGAGATGCACGTGCTGGACGTGGGGCAGGGCGACGCCGTGGCGTTGCGCACTCCACGTGGACGCTGGGTGCTGGTCGACGCCGGTCCGCGGTGGCAGGGTGGTGATGCGGGCCGGCGTGTTGTGGTGCCCTATGTGCGGCGGCGTGGTGGTGATGTGGCGTTGTTCGTGCTGTCGCATGCACACGATGACCATTCGGGTGGCGCCGCGACGGTTGTGCGCGCTCTCGCACCGCGTCTGTGGTGGGAACCCGCGTTCATCACCACCAGCCAGGGGTACCGCGACGCGCTGGCGGCCGTGGCCGATGTCGGTACCCGATGGCAACGTGCACGACCGGGAGAGACTCTCACGCTTGACGGTGTGCGATTCACGGTGCTCGCACCGGACTCGATGTGGACCACTCGCCAAACCGACGCCAACGAAACATCGGTGATGGTGCGGGTGGAGTATGGCCAACATCGATTCCTGCTCACCGGCGACGCCGAACAGGAAGAAGAAACGTGGGTGCGACAGCGGTGGGGAGATGCGGCCCTACGGGTCGATGTGCTCAAGGTGGGACATCACGGTAGTCGCACGAGTTCCACCCCGCATTTCCTCGAGGCGGTCTCACCACGACTGGCGGTGGTGTCGTTGGGCACCGGCAATCGATACGGGCATCCTGCACCGGAAACGGTGGAGTTGTTTCTGAAACACCGAATCCCGCTCATTCGAACCGACCTCGAGGGTTCGATCATCGTGCGATCAGACGGTCGCCGGCTGGAAGTGGAGAGTCGGGGAGAGCGGTGGCCCGTCGTGGGTCACTGA
- the cdd gene encoding cytidine deaminase — MTSLSSTPSHDMVLPPAHAHLRAAADAARAHAWAPYSRFPVGAALETEDGQVFTGCNVENASYPAGTCAERVALGTAIASGARRFVRVVITSQQQDPTPPCGICRQALVEFAPALEVFAVAPDGRTARWSLAELLPAPFTPASLENV, encoded by the coding sequence GTGACGTCATTGTCGTCGACCCCTTCACACGACATGGTGTTGCCGCCCGCGCATGCGCATCTGCGGGCCGCTGCCGATGCGGCGCGCGCGCATGCCTGGGCACCATACTCCCGCTTCCCGGTGGGAGCGGCGCTCGAAACCGAAGACGGTCAGGTGTTTACGGGATGCAACGTGGAAAACGCCTCGTATCCGGCAGGCACCTGTGCTGAACGTGTGGCGCTTGGTACGGCCATCGCCTCCGGCGCGCGGCGGTTTGTGCGTGTCGTGATCACCTCGCAACAGCAGGATCCGACGCCGCCCTGCGGCATCTGTCGTCAGGCACTGGTGGAATTCGCCCCAGCGCTGGAAGTCTTTGCCGTCGCGCCCGATGGACGCACGGCTCGTTGGTCGCTGGCGGAGTTGTTGCCAGCACCGTTCACGCCTGCTTCGCTCGAGAATGTTTGA
- the mazG gene encoding nucleoside triphosphate pyrophosphohydrolase gives MSDDHASSSDTTAATPAPRSLDDALALMRDLRARCEWDRVQTHASLRPYLIEEAHEVDDAIAQGDDAVLRDELGDLFLQVLFHSVVAEERGAFGMQDVAGALIAKMHARHPHLYGDGVKRSWESMKAAKAKRSTLEDGLPAGLPSLHRAHRLQDRAAGVGFDWPDALGPLAKVREEVEEVASLIDPATGAVTNQDALEAELGDLLFAVVNLCRKTGVHGALALDRTNAKFVRRYATMERLAQADGKTLSTLTLDEQDHYWDAVKAEERAG, from the coding sequence GTGAGCGACGATCACGCCTCTTCGTCCGACACCACGGCCGCCACACCGGCGCCCCGTTCTCTCGACGACGCGCTGGCACTGATGCGCGATCTGCGCGCACGCTGCGAGTGGGATCGGGTACAGACCCACGCGTCACTGCGGCCGTACCTCATCGAAGAAGCGCACGAGGTGGACGACGCGATCGCGCAAGGCGACGATGCCGTGTTGCGTGATGAATTGGGTGACCTGTTCCTGCAGGTGCTCTTTCACAGCGTCGTCGCCGAAGAGCGTGGTGCGTTCGGGATGCAGGATGTGGCCGGTGCGCTCATCGCCAAGATGCACGCGCGTCACCCACACTTGTATGGCGACGGCGTGAAGCGTTCGTGGGAATCGATGAAGGCCGCGAAAGCCAAACGATCCACCCTCGAAGACGGACTGCCGGCCGGATTGCCATCATTACATCGTGCGCACCGGCTGCAGGATCGCGCTGCCGGGGTGGGCTTCGACTGGCCCGACGCGCTCGGCCCGCTGGCCAAGGTGCGCGAAGAGGTCGAAGAAGTCGCGAGCCTCATCGATCCGGCCACGGGCGCGGTGACCAACCAGGACGCGCTGGAAGCGGAACTGGGTGACCTGCTCTTCGCGGTGGTGAATCTGTGCCGCAAAACCGGCGTGCACGGAGCCCTGGCGCTCGATCGCACCAATGCGAAGTTCGTGCGTCGCTACGCCACCATGGAGCGCCTCGCCCAGGCCGATGGCAAGACGCTCAGTACCCTCACGCTCGACGAGCAGGACCACTACTGGGACGCGGTCAAGGCCGAAGAGCGCGCGGGCTGA
- a CDS encoding phosphopentomutase, which yields MNAERRALVIVLDGVGCGEAPDTAAYGDLGSDTLGNVARVAGGMETPNLQRLGIANATVVPGLPPVEHPIGGHGVMLPRSAGKDSTTGHWEIAGLHLAAPFPTYPQGFPPAVIEAFAKATGRGVVANSVASGTAVIADYAEEQRRTGAWIVYTSADSVFQVAAHEDWIPLEELYRACEIARAQLVAPHDVSRVIARPFVGERGQWRRTPNRRDFSIAPPGETLLDVLQHAGIPRHGIGKVDDLFAGRGIAAQHTTDNAEGIQAIQSWLETAPRGFCFANLVDFDQLFGHRNDVPGFRGALEAFDRALPSLLAALKEDDLLFITADHGNDPTTPSTDHARERVPLLVAGARVRGGSLGVRDTFSDLGASVAHWFGLDWRGRGTSFLPELLHA from the coding sequence TTGAACGCAGAACGACGTGCACTGGTGATTGTGCTCGACGGGGTGGGCTGTGGGGAGGCTCCGGATACGGCCGCCTACGGCGACCTCGGCAGTGACACACTCGGCAACGTCGCTCGTGTGGCCGGTGGTATGGAAACGCCGAACCTGCAACGACTTGGCATCGCCAACGCGACGGTCGTGCCGGGGCTGCCGCCGGTCGAGCATCCGATCGGTGGCCACGGCGTCATGCTGCCCCGGTCGGCCGGAAAGGACTCCACCACCGGGCACTGGGAGATCGCCGGGTTGCACCTGGCCGCCCCGTTTCCGACCTACCCCCAGGGATTCCCGCCCGCGGTCATCGAAGCCTTTGCCAAAGCCACCGGGCGTGGGGTCGTCGCCAATTCGGTGGCCAGCGGCACCGCGGTGATCGCCGACTATGCCGAGGAGCAGCGGCGGACCGGTGCGTGGATCGTGTATACGTCCGCCGACTCGGTGTTTCAGGTGGCCGCCCACGAGGACTGGATCCCGCTGGAGGAGCTGTATCGGGCGTGTGAGATTGCCCGCGCGCAGCTCGTGGCGCCGCACGATGTCTCCCGCGTGATTGCTCGTCCCTTCGTGGGAGAGCGTGGTCAGTGGCGGCGCACCCCCAATCGGCGGGATTTTTCGATCGCGCCACCGGGGGAGACACTGCTTGACGTGTTGCAGCACGCGGGCATTCCGCGCCACGGGATCGGCAAGGTTGACGATCTCTTCGCCGGGCGGGGTATCGCCGCGCAACACACCACCGACAACGCCGAAGGCATCCAGGCCATCCAATCGTGGCTGGAAACGGCGCCACGTGGGTTCTGCTTCGCCAATCTGGTAGATTTCGACCAGCTATTCGGCCATCGCAACGATGTGCCGGGTTTCCGGGGGGCGCTCGAGGCGTTCGATCGTGCGCTCCCTTCGTTGCTTGCTGCCCTGAAGGAGGACGACCTGCTGTTCATTACGGCTGACCACGGAAACGATCCCACGACACCGTCGACGGACCATGCGCGCGAGCGTGTGCCGTTGTTGGTGGCAGGGGCACGTGTGCGTGGTGGCTCTCTGGGCGTTCGCGACACGTTCTCCGATCTCGGTGCGTCGGTGGCGCACTGGTTCGGACTCGATTGGCGCGGACGGGGCACGTCGTTCCTGCCCGAACTGCTGCACGCGTGA
- the alr gene encoding alanine racemase, with protein sequence MTRQDRAWLDVDGSALRHNLAVLRQHARVPLLPMVKADSYGLGAIGVCRALGVPFAEGSVHAPTSTGTAGADAPWGVGIASLDEAEALRDAGCEGRILCATPLLARELPRALALSVRPALHRAEDLVAWQALSAARGVAHGVAHGVACDAVAPYHLSIDTGMARAGARWDTVARLRDAVLAVPPEGVFTHFHSADESLPSRDEQDARFADALTVLRDVLPAGILEHRDNSGGIASRTTGSPGQLARPGIALYAGMFSAELGLRQVAHLRARVVDVRDVLPGESVSYGATWTAEGTHRIATLSAGYADGYRRHLSNVGEVLIHGTRCPVVGRVTMDMTMVDVSAVRCAPGDVATMLGADGSQVLTAEAVAGRAGVSPYELLVGLCLRVPAIHHDILHSVNGESS encoded by the coding sequence ATGACTCGTCAGGACCGAGCGTGGCTCGACGTGGATGGCAGCGCGCTGCGGCACAATCTGGCCGTGTTGCGTCAGCATGCCCGCGTGCCACTGCTGCCGATGGTGAAGGCGGACAGCTATGGTCTCGGGGCGATCGGTGTGTGTCGCGCGCTGGGGGTGCCCTTTGCCGAGGGCTCAGTTCATGCACCCACCTCCACGGGCACGGCTGGCGCTGACGCGCCATGGGGCGTGGGCATCGCCTCGCTCGACGAAGCGGAAGCACTGCGTGATGCCGGCTGTGAAGGCCGCATCCTGTGTGCGACTCCGCTCTTGGCGCGAGAACTGCCACGCGCCTTGGCCCTGTCCGTCCGCCCGGCGTTGCATCGCGCCGAGGACTTGGTCGCATGGCAAGCCCTGAGTGCAGCGCGTGGGGTCGCGCATGGGGTCGCGCATGGGGTCGCGTGTGATGCCGTGGCGCCGTATCACCTGTCCATCGATACCGGCATGGCGCGCGCGGGAGCACGTTGGGACACCGTGGCCCGCCTGCGCGACGCCGTGCTGGCCGTGCCGCCGGAAGGGGTCTTCACACACTTCCACTCGGCCGACGAGTCTCTGCCGTCCCGCGACGAGCAGGATGCCCGGTTTGCCGATGCGTTGACCGTGCTGCGTGACGTGCTGCCGGCCGGGATCCTCGAGCACCGCGACAACAGTGGTGGCATCGCCAGCCGTACAACCGGGTCTCCAGGACAACTGGCCCGGCCCGGGATCGCGCTCTACGCCGGCATGTTCTCGGCAGAACTCGGGCTTCGGCAGGTGGCCCATCTCCGGGCCCGGGTGGTCGACGTGCGGGATGTGCTCCCCGGTGAGTCGGTGAGTTACGGGGCCACCTGGACCGCCGAGGGAACCCATCGCATCGCCACGCTGTCTGCCGGATATGCCGATGGATATCGACGGCATCTTTCCAACGTCGGCGAGGTACTTATCCACGGCACACGCTGTCCCGTGGTGGGCCGGGTGACGATGGACATGACCATGGTGGACGTGTCGGCGGTCCGTTGTGCTCCCGGAGACGTGGCCACGATGCTGGGCGCGGACGGATCGCAGGTGCTGACCGCGGAAGCCGTGGCTGGGCGAGCCGGTGTGTCGCCGTACGAGCTACTGGTAGGCCTGTGTTTGCGTGTTCCAGCAATCCACCACGACATCTTGCATTCTGTAAACGGAGAGTCGAGTTGA
- the asnS gene encoding asparagine--tRNA ligase has product MRLDSTRIADLQHHVGQTVTVRAWITHLRSKGKLGFAVVRDGTGIMQAVVVKAEVPEAAWEAFGHLTQESSVALTGEVRADARAPGGFEMGVQQLELIGASPLDYPIQPKEHGVDFLLDNRTFWLRSPRQVAIMRVRHELEQAVHDFFYARDFVRCDTPILTAAIGERAGLFGTEYFDEGTAYLAQTGQLYGEALAAAMGRIYTFGPTFRAEKSKTRRHLTEFWMIEPEMAWYDQDDNMDLQEEFVRYLVERVLERRQEELKVLERDTSKLDCVSQPFLRLDYTDAVAFAQSKGSDIKWGDDLGAPDEALIVDEHQRPVFVVNYPKEAKAFYMKENPADPRTVRCADLLAPEGRGEIIGGSQREDDYEKILARLTHEGLPVEAYGWYLDLRRYGTFTHSGFGLGLERTIAWICGIEHIRECIPFPRMMGRLTP; this is encoded by the coding sequence ATGCGACTCGACTCCACCCGCATTGCCGACCTGCAGCACCATGTCGGCCAGACCGTCACTGTTCGCGCCTGGATCACGCACCTGCGATCCAAGGGCAAGCTGGGCTTCGCGGTGGTGCGCGACGGCACGGGCATCATGCAGGCGGTGGTGGTCAAGGCCGAAGTGCCTGAGGCGGCCTGGGAGGCGTTTGGTCACCTGACCCAGGAAAGCAGCGTGGCGCTGACCGGCGAAGTGCGGGCCGATGCGCGAGCCCCCGGGGGATTCGAGATGGGCGTTCAGCAACTCGAGCTCATTGGCGCGAGCCCGCTGGACTATCCCATCCAGCCCAAGGAACACGGTGTCGACTTCCTGCTCGACAACCGCACGTTCTGGCTGCGCAGTCCTCGGCAGGTGGCCATCATGCGCGTCCGGCATGAGCTCGAGCAGGCCGTGCACGACTTTTTCTACGCGCGGGATTTTGTGCGATGTGACACGCCCATTCTCACGGCGGCCATCGGCGAACGCGCGGGATTGTTCGGTACCGAGTACTTCGACGAAGGCACGGCGTACCTGGCGCAAACGGGCCAGCTCTATGGCGAAGCACTCGCCGCTGCCATGGGACGCATCTACACGTTCGGACCCACGTTCCGCGCCGAGAAGAGCAAGACGCGTCGTCATCTCACCGAGTTCTGGATGATCGAACCCGAGATGGCGTGGTACGATCAGGACGACAACATGGATCTCCAGGAGGAGTTTGTCCGCTACCTCGTGGAGCGCGTGCTGGAGCGTCGTCAGGAAGAGCTGAAGGTGCTCGAACGCGATACCAGCAAGCTGGATTGTGTGTCGCAGCCGTTTCTGCGTCTCGACTACACCGACGCGGTGGCCTTTGCCCAGAGCAAGGGCAGTGACATCAAATGGGGCGACGATCTCGGCGCACCCGACGAAGCGCTCATCGTGGACGAACACCAGCGTCCCGTCTTCGTGGTGAACTATCCGAAGGAAGCCAAGGCGTTCTACATGAAGGAGAACCCGGCCGATCCGCGCACGGTGCGTTGCGCGGATCTGTTGGCGCCGGAAGGCCGTGGTGAGATCATTGGCGGTTCACAGCGTGAAGACGACTACGAGAAGATTCTCGCCCGTCTCACGCACGAAGGACTGCCGGTCGAAGCCTATGGTTGGTACCTCGACCTGCGTCGCTACGGGACGTTCACGCACTCGGGCTTCGGACTTGGACTCGAGCGCACCATTGCGTGGATCTGCGGCATCGAACACATCCGCGAGTGCATTCCCTTCCCGCGCATGATGGGTCGTCTCACCCCCTGA
- the miaB gene encoding tRNA (N6-isopentenyl adenosine(37)-C2)-methylthiotransferase MiaB, with product MTKKPTVYIETYGCQMNVADSELMYGKLVAHGYEPVDAPDGADVILVNTCAIRENAETRVIGRLGELRRYMKPDTIVGVTGCMAQRLGPRVLEQARHVSLVVGPDGYRALPALLDGARRGEKFTATDFDLEEHYEDVVARRFEGVKAWIPVQRGCDYRCTYCIVPFTRGPERSRKLDDVVREVQQVVEQGLSEVVLLGQTVNSYTDGTHDFADLLRAVGAVDGIRRVRYTSPHPNDFSDRVIDAMASVATVCEHIHLPMQSGSTSMLKRMLRRYSREEYLDCVARMRAAIPGLSLTTDIIVGFPGETDAEFEDTLSLCQEVRFDDAFMFKFSPREGTPATRMPADWTIPDDVMAARFDRLVKTVRGISRENNLKRLGDTVEVLIEKLARDGELWQARSRDFKTVMVPADAGKIGDYLRVQLTGTTGATFTGTPVADAAAGRRERKPLPMAV from the coding sequence ATGACGAAAAAACCCACGGTGTACATCGAGACGTACGGCTGCCAGATGAATGTGGCCGATTCGGAATTGATGTACGGCAAGCTGGTGGCTCATGGATACGAGCCTGTGGACGCTCCAGACGGCGCGGATGTCATCCTCGTCAATACCTGCGCGATTCGTGAAAACGCCGAGACGCGCGTGATCGGCCGTCTCGGCGAACTGCGTCGATACATGAAGCCCGACACCATCGTCGGTGTCACGGGCTGCATGGCGCAGCGCCTTGGACCGCGCGTGCTCGAGCAGGCCCGTCATGTCTCGTTGGTGGTGGGCCCCGATGGCTATCGCGCGTTGCCTGCGCTGCTCGATGGCGCGCGACGTGGCGAGAAGTTCACCGCCACCGACTTCGACCTCGAAGAGCACTACGAGGATGTGGTGGCGCGTCGGTTCGAAGGCGTGAAGGCCTGGATTCCCGTGCAGCGTGGCTGTGACTATCGCTGCACCTACTGCATCGTGCCGTTTACGCGGGGCCCCGAGCGCAGCCGCAAATTGGACGACGTGGTGCGCGAAGTGCAGCAGGTGGTGGAGCAGGGGCTCAGCGAAGTGGTGTTGCTGGGCCAGACGGTGAACTCCTACACCGACGGCACACACGATTTTGCCGACCTGCTGCGTGCGGTGGGCGCGGTCGATGGCATTCGTCGTGTGCGCTACACCAGCCCGCATCCGAATGACTTCAGCGACCGGGTGATCGACGCGATGGCGTCGGTGGCCACGGTGTGCGAGCACATTCACCTGCCGATGCAGAGTGGCTCCACCAGCATGCTCAAGCGCATGCTGCGTCGTTATTCGCGCGAGGAGTATCTCGACTGTGTGGCCCGCATGCGTGCCGCCATTCCCGGATTGTCGCTCACCACCGATATCATCGTGGGCTTTCCGGGGGAGACCGATGCGGAGTTCGAGGACACGCTGTCGCTGTGCCAGGAAGTGCGCTTCGACGATGCCTTCATGTTCAAGTTCTCGCCACGCGAAGGCACGCCGGCCACCCGCATGCCGGCCGATTGGACCATCCCGGATGATGTGATGGCGGCGCGATTTGATCGGCTCGTGAAGACGGTCCGTGGCATCTCGCGCGAGAACAATCTCAAGCGCCTGGGCGACACGGTGGAAGTGCTGATCGAGAAGCTCGCGCGCGATGGCGAACTGTGGCAGGCACGTTCGCGCGACTTCAAGACCGTGATGGTGCCAGCCGATGCGGGCAAGATTGGTGACTATCTCCGGGTGCAGTTGACCGGTACGACCGGCGCCACCTTCACCGGCACACCGGTCGCGGATGCGGCCGCCGGACGTCGTGAGCGCAAGCCGCTGCCGATGGCGGTGTAG
- the fbp gene encoding class 1 fructose-bisphosphatase encodes MVKHTATSVVTIERFIIEQERMFPDATGELSGILYDMALVGKMIANKVRSAGLADILGATSDTNVQGEVQQKLDVIANEIVVKAFDHGGRLCAMASEEEEDIIHIPEGFRPGKYVLLFDPLDGSSNIDVNVPVGTIFSVFRKITRGSHGEMEDLLQPGRRQVAAGYILYGSSTMMVYTTGQGAHGFTLDPSIGEFLLSHPNIRIPAQARYLSVNDAYEQDWPEPTRALMRRYRGLDGERKALNVRYVGSLVADFHRNLLGGGVFCYPANNKSPNGKLRLLYEANPLAFIAEQAGGAACDGYGSILDVQPTELHQRTPLYLGSKDEVDLVSEFPLPKFVAPGIPERRSAHRPVAPAPVPTV; translated from the coding sequence GTGGTCAAGCACACCGCGACGTCGGTCGTCACCATCGAGCGATTCATCATCGAACAGGAGCGCATGTTCCCGGATGCCACGGGTGAGCTCTCCGGCATCCTCTACGACATGGCGCTCGTAGGCAAGATGATCGCCAACAAGGTGCGCAGCGCCGGACTCGCGGACATTCTTGGCGCCACCAGCGATACGAATGTGCAGGGCGAGGTGCAGCAGAAGCTCGACGTGATCGCCAACGAAATTGTCGTGAAGGCTTTTGATCACGGTGGTCGCCTGTGCGCGATGGCGTCCGAGGAAGAAGAGGACATCATCCACATCCCCGAAGGCTTCCGCCCCGGGAAGTACGTGTTGTTGTTCGACCCGCTCGATGGTTCCTCCAACATCGACGTGAACGTACCCGTGGGCACGATCTTCTCCGTGTTCCGCAAGATCACGAGGGGCTCGCACGGCGAGATGGAAGACTTGCTGCAGCCGGGTCGTCGCCAGGTGGCGGCAGGGTACATCCTGTACGGCTCGAGCACGATGATGGTGTACACCACGGGGCAGGGCGCGCACGGCTTCACACTCGATCCGTCGATCGGTGAGTTCCTGCTGTCGCACCCGAACATCCGCATCCCGGCACAGGCGCGTTACCTGTCGGTGAACGACGCCTATGAACAGGATTGGCCGGAACCCACGCGTGCGCTGATGCGTCGCTATCGCGGGCTCGATGGCGAGCGTAAGGCGCTCAATGTGCGCTACGTGGGTTCGCTCGTTGCCGACTTCCATCGCAACTTGCTTGGCGGTGGTGTCTTCTGTTATCCGGCCAACAACAAGTCACCCAATGGGAAGCTGCGTCTGTTGTACGAGGCCAACCCGTTGGCGTTCATCGCCGAACAGGCGGGCGGCGCGGCCTGTGACGGATACGGCAGCATCCTCGACGTCCAGCCCACCGAACTGCACCAGCGCACGCCGCTGTATCTCGGCAGCAAGGACGAGGTGGACCTGGTGAGCGAGTTCCCGCTGCCCAAGTTCGTGGCTCCTGGCATCCCCGAGCGGCGCAGTGCCCACCGTCCGGTTGCACCGGCGCCCGTTCCGACGGTCTGA